One segment of Streptomyces sp. NBC_01463 DNA contains the following:
- the tatA gene encoding Sec-independent protein translocase subunit TatA, which translates to MFGRLGAPEIILILVVIVLLFGAKKLPDMARSLGKSARILKSEAKAMKSEGGPSATPAEPAAKDAAQDQTAPRTIQAAPGDVTSSRPVAEPTDSTIKH; encoded by the coding sequence ATGTTCGGAAGGCTCGGCGCTCCCGAGATCATCCTGATCCTCGTCGTCATTGTTCTGCTGTTCGGCGCGAAGAAGCTTCCTGACATGGCTCGCTCGCTCGGCAAGTCGGCCCGCATCCTCAAGAGCGAGGCCAAGGCCATGAAGTCCGAGGGCGGCCCGTCGGCCACCCCGGCCGAGCCCGCCGCCAAGGACGCCGCTCAGGACCAGACCGCCCCGCGCACCATCCAGGCCGCCCCCGGTGACGTCACCAGCTCCCGTCCGGTCGCTGAGCCGACCGACTCGACGATCAAGCACTGA
- a CDS encoding WYL domain-containing protein: MAIAKAERLMNLALCLLGTRRPLSKRELRGSIEAYLEAGSDDAFNRMFERDKDDLRELGLVIETVENLDGDTGYLARRDSNRLPPITLDAEEAAALGLAAKVWQQARLAGAASGALQKLRAAGMPEAEDAYEVHSALEPRIPVHEAAFEPLMLACRDRRPVTFDYRKANAARPEQRQVEPWTLECWRGHWYLAGWDRERAAERVFRLSRIAGKVRSRAGAFTAEVPDVVTVRETVESWAGETATRTALIRLRAGSGYPLRARAISVRELGDGWEELEIPYGHGLDAWLVEFGPDVVVTEPADLRADVVDRLRAVAKD, translated from the coding sequence ATGGCGATTGCCAAGGCCGAGCGGCTGATGAACCTGGCGCTGTGTCTGCTGGGGACCCGGCGCCCGCTCAGCAAGCGCGAACTGCGCGGTTCCATCGAGGCCTACCTCGAAGCGGGGTCCGACGACGCCTTCAACCGGATGTTCGAGCGCGACAAGGACGATCTGCGCGAGCTCGGCCTGGTCATCGAGACCGTGGAGAACCTGGACGGGGACACCGGCTACCTCGCCCGCCGCGACAGCAACCGGCTGCCCCCGATCACGCTGGACGCCGAGGAGGCCGCCGCCCTCGGACTGGCCGCCAAGGTCTGGCAGCAGGCCCGGCTGGCCGGCGCGGCCAGCGGCGCCCTCCAGAAACTGCGGGCCGCCGGCATGCCGGAGGCCGAGGACGCCTACGAGGTGCACAGCGCGCTCGAACCCCGTATCCCCGTCCACGAGGCCGCGTTCGAACCCCTGATGCTGGCCTGCCGCGACCGCCGTCCGGTGACCTTCGACTACCGCAAGGCGAACGCCGCGCGCCCCGAGCAGCGCCAGGTCGAGCCGTGGACGCTGGAGTGCTGGCGCGGCCACTGGTACCTGGCCGGCTGGGACCGGGAGCGAGCCGCTGAGCGGGTGTTCCGGCTCTCCCGGATCGCCGGCAAGGTCCGCTCCCGGGCCGGTGCCTTCACCGCCGAGGTGCCCGACGTGGTCACCGTCCGCGAGACCGTCGAGAGCTGGGCGGGCGAGACGGCGACGCGTACCGCGCTGATCAGGCTGCGGGCCGGCTCCGGCTACCCGCTCCGGGCCCGGGCGATATCGGTCCGGGAACTCGGGGACGGGTGGGAGGAGTTGGAGATCCCGTACGGACACGGTCTGGACGCCTGGCTCGTGGAGTTCGGCCCGGACGTCGTCGTGACCGAACCTGCGGATCTGCGGGCCGACGTGGTGGACCGGCTGCGCGCCGTGGCCAAGGACTGA
- a CDS encoding WYL domain-containing protein, whose product MATNAIDQTRRMLSLVTYLRERPGAHVQDVARAFGITEDELISDLDVLPMCGTSFRGGDLLDIDTDGDRIWWHNPDDVAEPLRLAADEATALLVAARAVATLPGLRESDRQALLRATAKLEAAAGEVGAASSRLSVTFESEGGVFADVDRAISERRRLWLRYYSPARDELTEREVDPIRLFAVGHTYMEAWCRSSEDRRTFRLDRVAEIRLLDEPAAPPELELRDLSEGLVQPAAEDPEVVVEVGPGGRWVAEYYPHDSADELPDGGLRITLRTPDPASLRRLALRLGREGRIVSPPELAQSAQRAARAALAAYDGPV is encoded by the coding sequence ATGGCCACGAACGCCATCGACCAGACCCGCCGGATGCTCTCCCTGGTGACGTATCTGCGTGAGCGCCCCGGCGCCCATGTCCAGGACGTCGCACGGGCCTTCGGGATCACCGAGGACGAACTGATCTCGGACCTCGACGTCCTGCCCATGTGCGGGACGAGCTTCCGCGGCGGCGACCTGCTGGACATCGACACCGACGGCGACCGCATCTGGTGGCACAACCCGGACGACGTCGCCGAACCGCTGCGGCTCGCGGCCGACGAGGCGACGGCCCTGCTGGTCGCCGCACGCGCCGTCGCGACGCTCCCCGGACTGCGCGAGAGCGACCGCCAGGCCCTGCTGCGGGCCACCGCCAAGCTGGAGGCCGCCGCCGGTGAGGTGGGGGCCGCCAGCTCCCGGCTCTCCGTCACCTTCGAGTCCGAGGGCGGCGTCTTCGCCGACGTGGACCGGGCGATCTCCGAGCGCCGCCGCCTCTGGCTGCGCTACTACTCGCCCGCGCGCGACGAGCTGACCGAGCGCGAGGTGGACCCGATCCGGCTGTTCGCCGTCGGACACACCTACATGGAGGCCTGGTGCCGGTCCTCCGAGGACCGGCGTACGTTCCGCCTCGACCGGGTCGCCGAGATCCGGCTGCTCGACGAGCCGGCCGCGCCGCCGGAGCTCGAACTCCGGGACCTGTCGGAAGGGCTGGTCCAGCCCGCCGCCGAGGACCCGGAGGTCGTGGTCGAGGTCGGTCCCGGGGGGCGCTGGGTGGCCGAGTACTACCCGCACGACAGCGCCGACGAACTGCCCGACGGCGGTCTGCGGATCACGCTGCGGACCCCCGACCCGGCGTCGCTGCGCAGGCTCGCGCTCCGGCTCGGCAGGGAAGGACGCATCGTCTCGCCGCCGGAGCTGGCCCAGAGCGCACAGCGTGCGGCCCGTGCGGCGCTCGCCGCGTACGACGGCCCGGTCTGA
- a CDS encoding diacylglycerol kinase produces MTSEITLFVNPTAGRGRGAHAAQPAASALRDAGFSVRTVLGEDAGDALRRAREAVAGGTGALIAVGGDGMMSLALQAVAGTLTPLGVVAVGTGNDFARALGMPVRDPAAAGRLAARALKGGAVREIDLGRVGDRWFGSVLATGFDSRVNDRGNRMRWGGRFKYDLAILAELAAFRPVAYRMSLDGGPVREIEATLIAVGNGSTYGGGMRICADAVMDDGLFDVTVVGDCSRTTLLKVFPRVYKGTHLSHPVVTTHRVSSIALEAVGVTAYADGEPLGALPLTATCAPGAVRVLGAGPPAVTSTGSPAGAPTGSPTGN; encoded by the coding sequence GTGACCAGCGAGATCACCCTTTTCGTCAATCCCACCGCAGGACGCGGCCGGGGCGCGCACGCCGCGCAGCCGGCCGCTTCCGCGTTGCGGGACGCCGGATTCTCCGTCCGTACGGTCCTCGGTGAGGACGCCGGTGACGCGCTGCGGCGGGCGCGCGAGGCCGTGGCCGGCGGGACGGGCGCGCTCATAGCCGTCGGCGGGGACGGCATGATGTCCCTCGCCCTCCAGGCGGTCGCCGGAACGCTCACCCCGCTCGGCGTCGTCGCGGTCGGCACCGGGAACGACTTCGCCCGCGCCCTCGGCATGCCGGTACGGGACCCGGCGGCGGCGGGGCGGCTGGCCGCCCGCGCGCTCAAGGGCGGCGCCGTCCGCGAGATCGACCTCGGCCGGGTGGGCGACCGGTGGTTCGGGTCCGTGCTCGCCACCGGATTCGACTCCCGGGTCAACGACCGCGGCAACCGGATGCGCTGGGGCGGCCGGTTCAAGTACGACCTGGCGATTCTCGCCGAACTCGCCGCGTTCAGGCCCGTCGCGTACCGGATGAGTCTGGACGGCGGGCCGGTCCGGGAGATCGAGGCGACGCTCATCGCCGTCGGGAACGGATCCACGTACGGCGGTGGCATGCGGATCTGTGCGGACGCCGTCATGGACGACGGCCTGTTCGACGTGACGGTCGTCGGCGACTGCAGCCGCACCACGCTCCTCAAGGTGTTCCCCCGGGTCTACAAGGGGACGCACCTCAGCCATCCCGTCGTCACCACGCACCGGGTCTCCTCCATCGCGCTCGAAGCGGTCGGTGTCACCGCGTACGCGGACGGTGAACCGCTCGGGGCGCTGCCGCTGACCGCCACCTGTGCGCCGGGCGCGGTCCGGGTGCTCGGGGCGGGCCCGCCCGCGGTCACCTCCACTGGTTCGCCGGCCGGTGCTCCGACGGGTTCTCCCACGGGGAATTAA
- the tatC gene encoding twin-arginine translocase subunit TatC produces the protein MLKSARTQETDPEGRMPLVEHLRELRNRLTKALLAIVVVTIVAAFFYKGIIEFFTDPVLKAVGCEYSFAELAKQKDGTCARIVLNGLLTPFTLALKVSLMAGVVFSSPIWLYQLWAFVAPGLHRHEKKYSLAFVGAGFPLFLAGGFFAYKTLPTMAEVLLEFSPADLDNQLPLDDLLDLITRMVVVFGLSFELPLLLVMLNFGGVITGKRMLGWWRGMIMGITLFAALATPSTDPLTMLALAGPIWVLYFVATAISLLNDRRKAQREAEGPGDDEASELDLTPEDIGESESVSASRSLPAQASSDRDRVNGYDDIT, from the coding sequence TTGCTCAAGTCTGCCCGCACACAGGAGACGGATCCAGAGGGCCGCATGCCCCTGGTGGAGCACCTGCGTGAGCTGCGGAACCGGCTGACGAAGGCCCTGCTGGCGATCGTGGTCGTCACCATCGTCGCCGCGTTCTTCTACAAGGGGATCATCGAGTTCTTCACCGACCCCGTGCTGAAGGCGGTCGGCTGCGAGTACAGCTTCGCGGAGCTGGCCAAGCAGAAGGACGGCACCTGCGCGCGCATCGTCCTGAACGGACTGCTCACCCCGTTCACCCTCGCGCTCAAGGTGTCGCTGATGGCGGGAGTCGTCTTCTCCTCGCCGATCTGGCTCTACCAGCTCTGGGCCTTCGTGGCGCCGGGACTGCACAGGCACGAGAAGAAGTACTCGCTCGCGTTCGTCGGAGCGGGCTTCCCCCTGTTCCTCGCGGGTGGCTTCTTCGCCTACAAGACCCTGCCGACGATGGCCGAGGTCCTGCTGGAGTTCTCGCCGGCGGACCTGGACAACCAGCTGCCGCTGGACGACCTGCTGGACCTCATCACACGCATGGTGGTGGTCTTCGGGCTCTCCTTCGAACTGCCGCTGCTCCTGGTGATGCTGAACTTCGGCGGTGTCATCACCGGCAAGCGCATGCTCGGCTGGTGGCGCGGCATGATCATGGGCATCACGCTCTTCGCGGCCCTGGCGACCCCGAGCACCGACCCGCTGACGATGCTGGCGCTCGCCGGTCCGATCTGGGTCCTCTACTTCGTCGCCACCGCGATCTCCCTCCTCAACGACCGCCGCAAGGCGCAGCGTGAGGCGGAGGGCCCCGGCGACGACGAGGCCTCGGAACTGGACCTCACTCCCGAGGACATCGGGGAGAGCGAGTCGGTCTCCGCGAGCCGGTCGCTGCCCGCGCAGGCGTCCTCGGACCGTGACCGGGTGAACGGTTACGACGACATCACCTGA
- a CDS encoding DEAD/DEAH box helicase → MTEDLSPAERYQASRIRAAEQATALGPFREMYEFDLDPYQIEACTALEAGKGVLVAAPTGSGKTIVGEFAVHLALEQGRKCFYTTPIKALSNQKFADLVKRYGADKVGLLTGDNSVNSDAPVVVMTTEVLRNMLYAGSQALNGLGYVVMDEVHYLSDRFRGAVWEEVIIHLPESVTLVSLSATVSNAEEFGDWLDTVRGDTEVIVSEHRPVPLWQHVLAGRRMYDLFEEESDHGGRGAGRREVNPDLVRLARMENQRGYNPRERRRGKMVREADRERERRQRSRIWTPSRAEVIDRLDSEGLLPAITFIFSRAGCEAAVQQCLHAGLRLNDEDKRRLVREIVEERTASIPGEDLHVLGYYEWLEGLERGIAAHHAGMLPTFKEVVEELFVRGLVKAVFATETLALGINMPARSVVLEKLVKWNGEQHADITPGEYTQLTGRAGRRGIDVEGHAVVLWQRGMDPGALAGLAGTRTYPLRSSFRPSYNMAVNLVQQFGRHRSRELLETSFAQFQADRSVVGISRQVQKNEEGLEGYREGMTCHLGDFEEYARLRRDLKDRETELAKQGASQRRAAAAASLEKLKPGDVIHVPTGKFAGLALVLDPGLPAGRTNGHGHRGMEYHDGPRPLVLTAERQVKRLASIDFPVPVEALERMRVPKSFNARSPQSRRDLASALRTKAGHIVPDRHRRERAVAADDREIARYRAELRAHPCHGCDEREDHARWAERYHRLQRDTRQLERRIEGRTNTIARTFDRIVALLTELDYLRGSEVTEHGKRLARLYGELDLLASECLRAGVWEGLAPAELAACVSALVYEARQSDDAVAPKLPSGPAKTAMGEMVRIWGRLDALEEDFKINQAEGVGQREPDLGFAWAVYMWASGRTLDEVLREAEMPAGDFVRWCKQVIDVLGQVAAAAPREGSSVGRNARKAVDEVLRGVVAYSSVG, encoded by the coding sequence ATGACAGAGGACCTCTCACCAGCTGAGCGCTATCAGGCTTCCCGGATCCGAGCCGCCGAGCAGGCGACCGCACTCGGGCCGTTCCGCGAGATGTACGAGTTCGATCTGGACCCCTATCAGATCGAGGCCTGCACCGCGCTGGAGGCCGGCAAGGGCGTGCTCGTCGCGGCCCCGACCGGTTCGGGCAAGACGATCGTCGGCGAGTTCGCCGTGCACCTGGCCCTGGAGCAGGGCCGCAAGTGCTTCTACACGACGCCGATCAAGGCCCTGTCCAACCAGAAGTTCGCCGACCTGGTCAAGCGCTACGGCGCCGACAAGGTCGGCCTGCTGACGGGGGACAACAGCGTCAACTCCGACGCACCGGTGGTCGTCATGACCACCGAGGTGCTGAGGAACATGCTGTACGCGGGCTCCCAGGCGCTGAACGGCCTCGGATACGTGGTGATGGACGAGGTGCACTACCTCTCCGACCGCTTCCGGGGCGCGGTGTGGGAGGAAGTGATCATCCACCTGCCGGAGTCCGTCACCCTGGTGTCCCTGTCGGCGACCGTGTCCAACGCCGAGGAGTTCGGCGACTGGCTGGACACCGTGCGCGGCGACACCGAGGTGATCGTCTCCGAGCACCGGCCGGTGCCGCTCTGGCAGCACGTGCTGGCCGGCCGCCGGATGTACGACCTCTTCGAGGAGGAGAGCGACCACGGCGGCCGCGGTGCCGGACGCCGTGAGGTCAATCCCGACCTCGTCCGGCTCGCCCGGATGGAGAACCAGCGCGGGTACAACCCGCGCGAGCGCCGCCGCGGAAAGATGGTGCGCGAGGCCGACCGGGAGCGCGAGCGGCGCCAGCGCAGCCGGATCTGGACCCCTTCGCGGGCCGAGGTCATCGACCGGCTGGACTCCGAGGGACTGCTGCCCGCCATCACCTTCATCTTCAGCCGGGCCGGCTGCGAGGCCGCGGTGCAGCAGTGCCTGCACGCCGGACTGCGGCTCAACGACGAGGACAAGCGCCGGCTGGTCCGGGAGATCGTCGAGGAGCGGACCGCGTCCATCCCCGGCGAGGACCTCCACGTCCTCGGCTACTACGAATGGCTCGAAGGCCTGGAGCGGGGCATCGCCGCGCACCACGCCGGAATGCTGCCGACGTTCAAGGAGGTCGTCGAGGAGCTCTTCGTCCGCGGCCTCGTGAAGGCGGTCTTCGCGACGGAGACCCTCGCGCTCGGCATCAACATGCCCGCGCGCTCGGTGGTCCTGGAGAAGCTCGTCAAGTGGAACGGCGAGCAGCACGCCGACATCACCCCCGGCGAGTACACCCAGCTCACCGGCCGGGCCGGCCGGCGCGGCATCGACGTCGAGGGCCACGCGGTGGTCCTCTGGCAGCGCGGCATGGACCCGGGCGCGCTGGCCGGACTCGCGGGCACGCGTACGTATCCGCTGCGCTCCAGCTTCCGGCCCTCGTACAACATGGCCGTCAACCTGGTGCAGCAGTTCGGGCGGCACCGGTCGCGCGAGCTGCTGGAGACCTCCTTCGCGCAGTTCCAGGCGGACCGCTCGGTGGTCGGGATCTCCCGCCAGGTCCAGAAGAACGAGGAGGGCCTTGAGGGCTACCGGGAGGGCATGACCTGCCACCTCGGTGACTTCGAGGAGTACGCGCGGCTGCGCCGCGACCTCAAGGACCGGGAGACGGAGCTCGCCAAGCAGGGCGCCTCGCAGCGGCGGGCCGCGGCGGCGGCGTCCCTGGAGAAGCTCAAGCCCGGCGACGTCATCCATGTGCCGACCGGCAAGTTCGCCGGGCTCGCGCTCGTCCTCGACCCCGGGCTTCCGGCCGGCCGGACCAACGGGCACGGTCACCGGGGCATGGAGTACCACGACGGGCCGCGGCCTCTGGTGCTCACCGCGGAGCGACAGGTGAAGCGGCTGGCCTCGATCGACTTCCCGGTGCCCGTCGAGGCGCTGGAGCGGATGCGCGTCCCGAAGTCGTTCAACGCGCGCTCGCCGCAGTCGCGCCGTGATCTGGCCTCCGCGCTGCGGACCAAGGCCGGGCACATCGTGCCGGACCGGCACCGCCGGGAGCGGGCCGTCGCCGCCGACGACCGCGAGATCGCGCGCTACCGGGCCGAGTTGCGCGCGCACCCGTGCCACGGGTGCGACGAGCGCGAGGACCACGCGCGGTGGGCCGAGCGGTATCACCGGCTGCAGCGGGACACCCGTCAGCTGGAGCGGCGGATCGAGGGGCGGACGAACACGATCGCCCGCACCTTCGACCGGATCGTCGCCCTGCTCACCGAGCTCGACTATCTGCGGGGCAGCGAGGTCACCGAGCACGGGAAGCGGCTGGCCCGGCTCTACGGCGAGCTGGACCTGCTGGCGAGCGAGTGCCTGCGGGCGGGGGTCTGGGAAGGCCTCGCACCGGCGGAACTCGCGGCGTGCGTCTCGGCGTTGGTGTACGAGGCGCGGCAGTCCGACGACGCGGTGGCGCCGAAGCTGCCGTCCGGGCCGGCGAAGACCGCGATGGGCGAGATGGTCCGGATCTGGGGGCGGCTCGATGCCCTGGAGGAGGACTTCAAGATCAACCAGGCCGAAGGGGTCGGGCAGCGCGAGCCCGATCTCGGGTTCGCCTGGGCGGTGTACATGTGGGCGTCCGGGCGGACGCTGGACGAGGTGCTGCGCGAGGCGGAGATGCCGGCGGGGGACTTCGTCCGTTGGTGCAAGCAGGTGATCGACGTGCTGGGGCAGGTGGCTGCGGCGGCTCCTCGGGAGGGGAGTTCTGTGGGGCGGAATGCGCGTAAGGCGGTTGATGAGGTGTTGCGCGGGGTTGTGGCGTACAGCTCCGTGGGATGA